The window CGATTACTGATTGATGGAACAGTCAGATTTATTCTGTTACActtaataaagaaatattcaagCATTTGATTCACCTTAGTCTGGTTTGATTTGTAGTAACTAGTTTCTCGTTCCATTTTTCTCTGCTACCGCTAAAAGTGTCGTTCATATGCAGAGATGCCTAAGGTTGGGCCAATCACACAGGGAGACATAGAAGTGGCATTGAGGAACACCAGACCTTCTGCTCATCTCCTTGCACATCGTTATGAGAAATTCAACGAAGACTATGGAAGCCAAATACTCCAATGAAGGCACACACATCTGTTCCTTAcctgttatttgttttttgaCATGCTGTGGTGTGTTATCATATGAACATTGAGGGCTTTAAATAACATCTGTTGTTTCCTGTTGAATGGTGAGCATTTTTTTAGCATTTCACGATTATGTTATTGTCGCGTCGATCCCAGATATATACTGTGGTACATGGTTAAATTACGCTGCTTAGTAGTACATTGTTATTTCATTGAATTATTTCATTCTAGATATGTTGGAAGTAATGCTATTGTGATACCgatcaattttctttaatatcAGTTCCCCTGTTCAGTTCCCCTGTTCTGTTTAGTTGTTGATTAGTTGTTGTTCGAACTtctactttttgaaaaactaattaaagaaAGTAGTATACATGTTTTATTGATGCTACATCTAATAACTAAACAAGGTGTATAATTTTACCATTCATGAAGCTAGGATGGTTTTGGTATGACTagataaattttcatatgaaGAGTTAATCAATTAGCTATACCTTCGGATAGTCCGAGATTGTAAACCATCGTCCCATCGGGCTTCAACAATCCAAAGTTTCTCTCAGATATTGGGCCGGGCTTCATATCCTCATTGAACAATGCAAACATGTACACCTCCAACCTTGTCTTAGGTCTCAATGGAGTCCCTTCACCTCTCCATTGTCTCCTCAACAAATTCCCATTGTAGATCGCAGCGTTATGAACGGTCGCCCCGACTTCACTTGGATCTCCGATTGAGGGCCATCCTGTTTCTGAAACCCGGACCTCAATCCCTCCATACCCCATCTTTGCCATGGCAAATATCACCGCATCGACTTGTGCATACAGCATATTGTCATAATGTAGCTTTGTATATGGATCAACCACTCCCGGGTTCGGGTTGAACAATGTGTAGTCCAGAGAGATCCTACTTGGGTCGCCGTTGTAAGCAAAATACGGGTACGCATTGATCCAAAATGGAGCCTTTGTAGCAGCCAAAAACTGCAAAAGTTGGGGCATGATCTGGTTCAGTTCGGGCCGGAATGCACCAGCTGATGGCGGGTAGGATTCTTGAAGAACCGCTAGCGAACTTGGAGATGAGACATGCATGAACCTGTTCAACCCAACCCGGACCAAGGCTGCATGGATGCTAACCATGGCCGGCACAAGGTATGATATGAGAGTGGTGTCACCACCGGTGAAGAGCTCATTACCAACAGCGATGCCAGTGATCCTCGTAGCCGGAACATAGGGTTTGATCCGGGTCATGACCCACTGAATAGCTTGGTTTGGATCCGCTAAAGTCGATAACATTTCGTTTTCGACCATCACGACTATTTCAATGCTGGAGTTGGCAAACGCTCCTAGAATTTGCGGGTTGGTGTCGTAGATTCGGGTTTTTGTTAGCCTGAGAGAGTGGAGGAGATCGATAACTCTTTCCGGTGGCGGCAAATTATTCCCGACCTGCCCATAGTTGATGCCAAAGGATTTGACTTCTCTTAAACCTGTATGTAATGTAATGGAGaaatcaatacaaaatcatttcgtttcaaatttccatatctaCATGGtcaatttgaaacaaattcataatgaataattgaatatatatggATTGAAGCCATAAgcaacaatcaaaattatgaaatttctcTTTGAGTCACTATGCATGGAGAGAGAGTACCTGATAAAGTTAAAACAAATGCAAGAGTTTTTATCATGGTAATCATGCTAACAAGACCTCCCATGAGAGGGAGGTGTTCTTGATTTCTATCAAAAATCAAGACACCAAGAAATgtttatgaagaaaaagttATGCTGGAATTAATCAAATGTACATACGCAAGGGGATATATATaccatatacatatatgtgtgtatgCATAGATTGTATGTCGGCTAATTCCTTTCTTTGCTTGTTTGccttttgatttaaattaatgacACAGTATTTGTTTCTTGGCTTTGGTACTCAGCTCAGATGCTTCAATTATTGCTTTTTTTAtgatagaatatatatatgtccaacattaaatattgatgaatttattgttttatggtaTAAAGTATAAACACCATTGTCATTTAGATGAGCCAAATAGAATTTTTGCTTTGTTACTATATAAGATTTAGTTAGCTTGCATAATACAAAATGTATATTCGGGAGGGAGTTTGGCAACTGTAGTACCTAGTATTTTATGcaccatcaattttttttattactacctacttttcaattttatctaaTTGAACTAGCACCTAGTTTGGTAACAACTGGGATCACCTATACAATTTCTTCATAAGCTgcaatgatattatattacaTTCGTTCCACAATAGTCAAGCCGTATTTCCAGTTTGTGATTGTACTGTAATTGAGtcgtttttattttataataaaagtaaagactaaatttggtcctgaacatatggtcattttacgtttttggtcataaacattatcttttggattttttggtcctgaatatatggaaatttgatcattttggtcctccggcaacatttccgttaaaaacttgATTAATCccgaatttgaccaaattaaacttttaattctaattttttattccctgattaattccctaattaaaattagtaaatatttatttaaaattaatatttaatatccaATATAAAAGCGGCGCCTCAATCCTCTGTTCTCCTCTGGCTAATCGCCCAtcggtctctctctctctccatttcaCATCTTCATTTCCAAATCTGAAATTCGTAATTTAGTGAAGGAGCAGCAGCGCCTCAACCATTCCCATTTCTCTCTCCTGGGCAAAATCATTCCTAATTTCCCCGTTGCGCCGTTGCTCTTCCTCCTTTGCCGAGTGCCACCGGCATTCTCTCAACAAGGCAGCGCCACCATCACCTCTCCATCGTTTCCCCGTCTCCTGCGTGACTGTTTTGTTGCTGCCGCCTTCGATGCCCCACCCTGCTCGGCCAGCGAAGCCGACTGCTCCTCGGTGAAACAGCCGGTCCTCGCGGCTGCATGTACTCCCTTCGCGCGACACGTTTCTACGCCTGACGCTGATTTTCGCCAAGCCCATCATCACCGTCGCACCTCGTCGCCGCCTTCATAGCCGCTGTCGATCGGTTTCTCTCGGTGGGGCTGCTGTGCGTGCGTCTTGGAGTCGCAGTGGAGGCCGCGCGACAACCTTCGATGCCCCGCGTCGTCTTCAGTTCCACGCAGTGGAGTCTGAAATGTTGGACGGCGATTTGTTCTCCTCGGGAGGAATTAATGAGggaattattttaaatggttttaattaaaaaattaattagggagtaaaaaattagaattaaaagtttaattttgtcaaaatcgggattaatCCCGTaaaccgttagtttttaacggaaatgttgacggaggaccaaaatgatcaaattttcatatgttcaggaataaaaattccaaaagataatgtttaggaccaaaaacgtaaaatgaccatatatttaggaccaattttggcctttactcttgtAATAATAACTAACACACACATTCTATTGTATTGTTTCTTACCGtacaatattttgttatatctCTACTCAATacaataaacatttttttcttaattttcatgtaaaaaaaataaactaacgtACAATTCTCGCCCCAATTCAAATCTGTGGACCAAACCTATAGAAATAATCATAGTGAGGAAGTACTATATTTACAgcgtaattaataatatatgaaaaaggagaaattTAGTTGAAATAAGTAGatatattaactaaaaatccTACGTGATTAGTAGTTGAATATGAATtgtaaataaagtagatgtattaataatttaatagacacaaaacattgaaaaaacaaaactaatttttatgaGTAGAGAATAGAAatggtaacttttttaataaactcaATATTCCACGATTCCACCCTAAAGCCCATAACCACAAAATCCCCACTTAcctaaaaaacacaaaatggCAAACCCAAAAAccccaaaatataaattcactaaaatatccaaaccagaaaaataaaagaaaaaaaatccccTCTCCCTCAAGAATTACTCGCCAATTAATTACagtatagaaaaaaataaataaataaacacagTATTATTTCCCCTAAAATTCAatctcatcttcttcaaaattcTCGATTTCAATTCAGtgcaaaaatcaaaacacacAACCAAAAAAAGACCTTCTTCGCTCCTATAATGAGGAAGAGCTCGAGCTTCCCTTGATAGATTCATCACTCTTTCTCTTATGTCTCACCCCACCTCCTCTACCTCCACCTCCAACCCCAGCAAGCGCTCCTCCTCCCCTTAttcctccgccgccgcagcTCCAATTCTCTCCGCGATGAAGAAGGCCAAGTCGCACAATACTCCCCACGTCCACTTCTCCGACTCCCCCGCCCTCTCCCCGATGATCGAGGACGATCCCGCCGACTCGGCGCTCGAGGCCTCCTCCCCCTCCAGCGCCTTCGGCCGCACTGGCGCCGCTTCCGCCGGCGGCGTCACCTCTAATTTGTCGCGGAAGAAAGCCACCCTCCCGCAGCCAACGAAGAAGCTCGTAATTAAGCTCAATaaaggttttatttttattcaattcgGGGTGGATTTTCTTTGGGGATTTCGATGCTGCTGATTGTGAAATTGTCTAATGTGTGTCGAGTCGGATGAATTTAGTGAGAGATTTGGAGTTTGGTATCCCGATTTTTATAGCTTATGCTTGTTTTGGGATTTTAGGGtttttatgtgtttacctGATCGGGATCGAATTGGCTTTTTTGGGGTGAAtcagttaatttttttgaagcaTTTCTGGTCCGATTGTAATGTGTTTGTATTGTGGGGAGATCTGGGATTTTTTTTAGCTTAAGAAATGAATTGagtgtttttttctttatctctttaGTGTCCAGTCTTACTGAAATGCACtcttgaaaaatgaaatttatgagtTATAGATTAGTGTCCAGATTTCTTCTTAGGTTTTTGGCGTTTATGATCTTAATTTAGTAGCTGGAGTATGTATCCTTTTTAAATACTTATATTGGGCTGAAATTTCTGATTGTTTTATCTTGTAATGTTTTTGAAGTAACTGACATGTAAGCAATAGGATAGGAATTCAACAATTATTGTGAAGTTTGATTAGAGAAATGTGAAATATGAGTTAACAAGATGCAAGCAGCTGAGATAGACAAAGGGCAGTCAGTTGTAATAATAAGATAAATTATTCATTAGAGTTCACCAGGGATGGCATTTGACCTTTTTACTAAATGCtgactttttttattttactaatatgaTGTAAATTATTTGCTTGAATTAGGCTTATTGAGTGCACTCATATATGTTTCTCGTCTAAAGAATTGATGTTTGAAATGCATGCTATCTTGGCAAGGCATAAATTGAAGCTGTATTCGTAAGGTGGGATGATTTATTACCActgattatataattttggGATGTTCATTTCACGCACATCTATTAATGAATGCTACCTCGATGTTAAGTACATATATTGTAATGAATAGTTGAGCACAAAGTGATTGAtcctcttaaaaaaaaatagttgatcacaaagtgaaggatgtgAATCAGGACATACTTCCCtaaaattgtaatttgaaTATGTAGTATGAGTGATCATGTATAACCGACAGTTGAAATGGAATCGTAAAGTTTGGAAATTGAAAGCAGATTGTATCTAAATCTATGTTAgtttttgggtttttattaattcttgatttttgtgtCTGCAGCCAAACCGATGCTACCGGCTAATTTTGAGGAAAATACATGGGCAACACTTGAGTCGGCAATCAGCgctatatttttgaaacagCCCAATCCATGTGACCTGGAGAAACTCTATCAGGTAAGCTTATGCTCTCTTTTCCCCCTTTATGGTACATTAAATGCTGACTGGGTAATTATCATCTTAAGGCGGTAAATGACCTTTGCCTTCACAAAATGGGGGGAAGTCTCTATCAACGGATCGAAAAGGCGTGCGAAAGCTACATATCCGCTTCCCTTCAATCTTTGGTTGGCCAAAGTGAAGACCTGGTGGTTTTCTTATCACTTGTCCAGAAGCGGTGGCAGGATTTTTGCGACCAGATGCTGATGATCCGGGGTATAGCTTTATATCTCGATAGAACATATGTGAAGCAAACATCGAATGTTTGCTCATTGTGGGACATGGGCTTGCAGCTTTTTCACAAACATCTTTCCCTAGCTTCAGAAGTGGAGCGCAAAACTGTATTTGgtcttttaaaaatgattgagAGTGAAAGGTATTTTGCAGCTTTCTGAAACTGTTCACACATTTTGTTTaatgatggtcgtgcttacaGCTTTCTCCTATAACTGCAGAGTTCTTCAATGGTTTTTAGAATTGTCTCTTTTTTATATCCATcgccaaatttttttttaacaccAACATGTTTGTTTGTTCGTGAAGATTAGGCGAAGCAGTTGATAGAACTCTCCTTAATCATCTATTGAAGATGTTTACTGCATTGGGTATTTATCCAGAAAGCTTCGAGAAGCCATTCCTTGAAGGTACATCTGAGTTTTATGCAGCCGAAGGTGTCAAATACATGCAGCAAGCAGATGTTCCAGATTATTTAAAGCACGTAGAGGTACGAATTCATGCTGCACTTTATATTCCTTATGTCGTTCATCGCACATTTAGTCTTGCATCCTTTGTTGAGTTCAAGGCTTGCATCTTTTGGTATTTCGTGTTGTCTTCCTGAGCATTGTTAGCAACTTATTTGGCTATTTATGTTTTTCCAGATGAGATTgcaagaagaaaatgaaagatgtCTAATTTACCTGGACTCAAGTACAAGAAAGCCACTCGTAGCAACTGCAGAAAGGCAGCTGCTCGTGCGTCATGTAACTGCCATTCTCGACAAGGTGGCTGTTGTGGATACAATTACAATCAATACTCACTTTCTTCCTAGTGCTTATGCATGAATGGCCTAGTAATTCCGATCTTCTTTGCAGGGTTTCATGATACTTATGGATGCGAAGCGTATTGAAGACCTTCAGAGGATGTATCTTCTCTTCTCTAGAGTTGACGCCCTCGAATCATTAAGGCAATCCCTGAATCAATACATCCGAATAACTGGTCAGAGTATTGTCATGGATGAGGAGAAGGACAGAGATATGGTATCGAGCTTATTGGAATTTAAAGCTAATCTTGATAGAATATGGGAAGAAAGcttttccaaaaatgaagCATTTAGCAACACCATCAAGGATGCATTTGAGCATCTCATTAATATCCGGCAGGTATGACcaggaaaaatatataaaaattattgtatcttgctttcatattcatttcaaccaaataataaaatcatgtgagtttcatttcattttcacttATTGCATATGATGGTTCCCACCTTAACTTTCTTCAACTCTATAACACCATTTCAATGGGACCCACCACTTACACCTAAACAGTTTTCCAGTTGAGTAAGGGGGGCTGCAACTGTACTCTTATCGATAAAGTACCTAGctcaagttgttgacattggTCTTATTGTTAATATTTCTGTTTGGGTCATGAAATggaatgataaatttaaagcTACAGTAGCAATGTGCTGAGTGTGAATCACCTGCGGTTTGTTTCATCACTTCATGCATTAGGATTTAggatataatatattttggttttaCATTGGATTGGAAGCTGAACATCCATAGCCATTCAATTGTGTCTTACTGATCCGATCAATTTATCTTAGTAACTGCCTGATAATATGCTCTCTCCCAGAATCGGCCTGCTGAGCTTATCGCAAAGTTTGTTGACGAAAAGCTTCGTGCTGGAAACAAGGGTACCTCAGAAGAGGAATTGGAGGGTACACTTGATAAAGTGTTAGTCTTGTTCAGATATATACAGGTAGATGCAATCTTTAATTATGATCTGCATTCTGTCATTGTTCTTTtacttcaaaaatcaaaataaacaaatttatgtTGCTAAGTTGTATTTCCTACTCCTTGCTTAGGGCAAGGATGTTTTTGAAGCTTTCTACAAGAAAGATCTTGCTAAAAGGCTCTTGTTGAGTAAAAGTGCTTCTATTGATGCAGAGAAGTCTATGATTACTAAGGTAAGCTTATCCTTTCAGTATATTCCCCAACTCccaccaatttattttatttttattaccgGGCAAGTAAATTATTGTGATACTTTATTGCAGTTGAAAACTGAGTGCGGCAGTCAATTTACTAACAAACTCGAAGGAATGTTCAAGGTGCGTATTAGTTTTGGGTTTATAAGCTCAATGGCTAATGTGTTTACAACCAGAATTTCTGTAtgttaaatattgaaatgcGTATTAGTTTTGGTTTCTTGATGCTATTTCCAAATAGTGATAACACTCCAGGCGATATGTTTGAATTACTTTTTCCACAATTCAGGACATCGAATTGTCTAAAGAGATTAACGAATCATTCAAGCAATCATCTCAAGCTCGGACAAAACTCCCGTCCGGGATCGAGATGAGTGTTCATGTCCTAACAACTGGGTAAGTCTCTATTTTGTTCCTCCCCTATATACATCAACCTTGCATAATATTCACTTGTtaaggaatttttttttcctgcaGGTACTGGCCGACATATCCACCCATGGATGTCAGGCTCCCACATGAGCTCAATGTTTACCAGGTTAGTTACCTTTTTGATTCAAttcaacattaaaaaaataccacTGCTCCGTAGAATAACCATCTCCTTTTTTGtgccaatttttttcttcaggATATTTTCAAGGAGTTTTACTTGAGCAAGCATAGTGGGAGGCGATTGATGTGGCAAAACTCGTTAGGTCATTGTGTTCTTAAAGCAGATTTCCCGAAGGGTAAAAAGGAACTCGCAGTTTCTCTGTTTCAGGTTTGTTTTGTAATTATTACAATTATAGCCGCTATATAAGTTTCTCCTCTTTGCCTTTAACGTATAATATCACGTGTGTTCTGTGACACAGACTGTTGTATTGATGCTGTTCAATGATGCACAAAATCTTTGCTTTCAAGATATAAAAGAATCTACGGGTATCGAGGATAAAGAGCTGAGGAGGACTTTGCAGTCCCTTGCATGTGGGAAGGTTCGCGTCCTCCAAAAAGTGAGTTTTCGTTCTTTTCTTCTTGACTgttcaaaaatatttctcgtagagtaataaaactgcTCTTGCAGATTCCTAAAGGCAAAGATGTGGATGATGACGATTCCTTTGTCTTCAACGATCAATTTACTGCTCCACTGTATCGTATAAAGGTTGGGATTTGTTTCTTTCCTCATCGGCAAAATGATCTCTTGCGAATATCAGTCTTATTTAGTTTAGCAGATCGCATCGCTGACTGAGTCTGTAAGCAGGTAAATGCAATCCAGATGAAGGAAACAGTTGAGGAGAACACTAGCACAACGGAAAGGGTTTTCCAAGATCGTCAATATCAGGTCTGGTCAAAGAGATCTAATCTGTTTTTCTTGTGGAGATCATCTTGTTTTGGGCACTAATTTTGTTTGCACTTAACTATTCATGATCGTACAGGTCGATGCTGCTATCGTTCGTATAATGAAGACGAGAAAAGTGCTGAGCCACACCTTACTGATCACCGAACTCTTTCAGCAGGTAAAGAAAATGCTCAAACTCTACATATATACTGACTTAATGCTGTGTCTAATTATTGCTGGGGCAGACCATTCGGGCGGTTCATGTCCAAACTGACCCAAGCCCGGAAAATGGCAGTAGGAAAACTGACATTTTGTTTGAGAGGAGTCTGAACtggaaccgaaccaaaccaaaCCCATAACGAAAATGTTCTGTTAGGTTTGGTTCGGTCAGTTACAAGTGACACTTAACCtagtttttaaaatgttgAGTACTAATCTTTGCAAcaactataaatttattttactattgtGCTAGTCGAActgtgaaataaataaaaaaaagttgcatTTAATTCCAGTGTATTTGGTTCCACCCAAATTTCCTGGCCATAAAACCGAACAAGGGCGTATTTGTTTGGGTTACAAATAAACTTTGAACCTCTAAATTCCAAATCAAATCTAACCAAATTGAAAGTTGTGATTTGGTTTCCTGGTTTGGGTTTTTGTTTTGCTCTCCCAGCATAAAAGGGAAGTACACTACATAGTATTGACATGTCATCTTTTGTTGATGATACAGCTGAAGTTTCCAATAAAACCGGGTGACCTGAAGAAGAGGATCGAGAGCCTCATTGATCGAGAGTACCTGGAACGTGACAAAAACAACCCACAAATATACAACTACCTTGCTTGAAAAAAGTCACCACAAGGTAAATCATCATTTTTCCTTGTATAAACGACATGGTCTGATCAACGTGTTAGAAGCTCATCTATCAAAGAAACCTTTGTACAGGAACTCAGCTGTCTTTCTCTCCTCCCTTTTTTTGTTATGCTCAATGTAAGTATATTTCCTTAAAAAGGTTGTCTTAAAGCTCCGTCCAAGATGAATGAATATTATCATTAAAATAGATTTATCATTTTCCTCAGTCTCTTCTATGTCCAGTTTCAGCAtgcatttataaaatttgtggcTCTGCGCAGCAACCCACCTCTCGTCGGGGCTGTACTGTATAAAAACTCCGCTCTTGTACTGTTTACACTCCCCTAATGCCGTTTCTGTGGGGTACATTCACATCAACCCATTGGGAACCTCTTCCACAAACACGGGCTGAACAGAGcttgctctgataccacttgttgCCCGACCCCCATTTCATGAACGTTGCGTCAGAGAATTCAGTTCCactttataaattcatatGGCAGAAGCTAAGAGGACCAAAGAAATCAAAAGGTGCATGCTTTGAGTATATGGATTACAGTACAGTTACTGCAAGATCTCCTTCAACTATCGatcttttcatttatttttatcttaggAATAAAGTATAGTGGGATtgaaattcataatttcatgAGATCAAGTGTGATAGAATagcaaaatttgataataacAACCCTAGTTCAGATCAAACATGACATATTCCCCATCACTTTTGAAACGTCTAAACAATGTGTATGCTCGAATTTCTCCACCGTTGAGCGCTGTTGTTTTTACTGTTACATTTGACATCCAAAACATCGTCATTTTGGAGGTgaatagagagagaatggaaGGAGATAGCCGCCATTTCTAGGTCCCAAAGAGCAAAAACAACACAAGCCAGAAAACAATCTTTCTGGGTggaaatacaaaaacaaagattaaataatctaaacaacagattttgctttttttaatCATCTCTATATCTACACCAGACTGATAAAAGAAGCAAAAGCCCATCATGATAATTGATTCATCATCGTTTCAGCATAAGGAAGATGCAGAAAAACGATCAGAGGTCATAaagaaagcaaagaaaaatgagtccTTTGTCCAGCAACGGATTCTACTTGTTGTAAACCTCTGTACATCTATGTCAGACTGATGAAAAGAAGCAAAAGGCCATTCATCATCGTTCCAGCAAAACGAAGATGCAGAGAAACCAACATGGGTCATAAAGAAAGCGAAAGAATTGCAACGGAAGAGaaataacaaagaaaaatgagtcatTTATCATTAGAAAAGTTTTAGTTTATGTTGTTAATGAGAAGCATGAAATAGCAACAACAATCAAGAATGTTGATACCAGCAATAGCCAAACATTCATGCAAAACTCTCACAGAAGCTTGTGTAATGGGCCAAGATCCATATCCGGATTCAAGGGCATATTTGTAATCTTGCTAATGCTCTGGAGACCGTCTTATACAAGACTCTCCCGAACTGAAATTACGAATTCGAAACCTCGATTACAAATAGTAGCATATGAACAAGAATATGCATGGAGAGTTTCTAAAGATACATTATCATGAAATTGATATAAGGCAAAAGTAAACAAGTATAGATATACATAACCTttacacatatatatgatgtatatatttatataacaaaAGCAATCCATACAAAGCAATTCCCTCTAATTCATAGGCCCTCTTATAGTTATTCATGCAGCAGCACGAACATGACAAAACAAGAACATAAAgcgaaaaatgaaaaacaaacacCTTCTAAGCAAATAGAACCTGTGCACTTGACGGCGTTAGGTCAAAGAGGGTTCCAGGAGCGTCCACCATTTGCCACTGAACAGAAAATCTACATTTCTTTTCACATGTAGCACTCGGACCAAGCTTCACAATATGGCCAATGGCCACATGGAGATTCCGTCCAACGACATAAATCTTAGACTCCCAACTGCTGACACGGAATGGCTTGCATATCTGCTCAGGTAAAGCCGGACCCTCTACAATATCCCAAGTATCATCCCC is drawn from Salvia hispanica cultivar TCC Black 2014 chromosome 6, UniMelb_Shisp_WGS_1.0, whole genome shotgun sequence and contains these coding sequences:
- the LOC125195737 gene encoding glucan endo-1,3-beta-glucosidase 11-like, with the translated sequence MGGLVSMITMIKTLAFVLTLSGLREVKSFGINYGQVGNNLPPPERVIDLLHSLRLTKTRIYDTNPQILGAFANSSIEIVVMVENEMLSTLADPNQAIQWVMTRIKPYVPATRITGIAVGNELFTGGDTTLISYLVPAMVSIHAALVRVGLNRFMHVSSPSSLAVLQESYPPSAGAFRPELNQIMPQLLQFLAATKAPFWINAYPYFAYNGDPSRISLDYTLFNPNPGVVDPYTKLHYDNMLYAQVDAVIFAMAKMGYGGIEVRVSETGWPSIGDPSEVGATVHNAAIYNGNLLRRQWRGEGTPLRPKTRLEVYMFALFNEDMKPGPISERNFGLLKPDGTMVYNLGLSEGIAN
- the LOC125196681 gene encoding cullin-4-like; protein product: MSHPTSSTSTSNPSKRSSSPYSSAAAAPILSAMKKAKSHNTPHVHFSDSPALSPMIEDDPADSALEASSPSSAFGRTGAASAGGVTSNLSRKKATLPQPTKKLVIKLNKAKPMLPANFEENTWATLESAISAIFLKQPNPCDLEKLYQAVNDLCLHKMGGSLYQRIEKACESYISASLQSLVGQSEDLVVFLSLVQKRWQDFCDQMLMIRGIALYLDRTYVKQTSNVCSLWDMGLQLFHKHLSLASEVERKTVFGLLKMIESERLGEAVDRTLLNHLLKMFTALGIYPESFEKPFLEGTSEFYAAEGVKYMQQADVPDYLKHVEMRLQEENERCLIYLDSSTRKPLVATAERQLLVRHVTAILDKGFMILMDAKRIEDLQRMYLLFSRVDALESLRQSLNQYIRITGQSIVMDEEKDRDMVSSLLEFKANLDRIWEESFSKNEAFSNTIKDAFEHLINIRQNRPAELIAKFVDEKLRAGNKGTSEEELEGTLDKVLVLFRYIQGKDVFEAFYKKDLAKRLLLSKSASIDAEKSMITKLKTECGSQFTNKLEGMFKDIELSKEINESFKQSSQARTKLPSGIEMSVHVLTTGYWPTYPPMDVRLPHELNVYQDIFKEFYLSKHSGRRLMWQNSLGHCVLKADFPKGKKELAVSLFQTVVLMLFNDAQNLCFQDIKESTGIEDKELRRTLQSLACGKVRVLQKIPKGKDVDDDDSFVFNDQFTAPLYRIKVNAIQMKETVEENTSTTERVFQDRQYQVDAAIVRIMKTRKVLSHTLLITELFQQLKFPIKPGDLKKRIESLIDREYLERDKNNPQIYNYLA